A part of Candidatus Woesearchaeota archaeon genomic DNA contains:
- a CDS encoding type II toxin-antitoxin system RelE/ParE family toxin — MHFSIIWDEKAYDELKKLEASIHRRIEKKVSELSEDPYLKDIKKLKGTEGYRLRVGDYRVIFEIEGNKIQILKVGHRRNIYD; from the coding sequence ATGCATTTCAGCATAATATGGGATGAAAAAGCCTATGATGAGTTAAAAAAACTTGAGGCATCCATCCATAGAAGAATCGAAAAAAAAGTTTCAGAGCTGTCTGAGGATCCTTATTTAAAAGATATTAAGAAGCTGAAGGGAACTGAAGGATATAGGTTAAGGGTGGGCGATTACAGGGTTATTTTTGAAATTGAAGGCAATAAAATTCAAATTTTGAAAGTGGGCCATAGAAGAAATATTTATGATTGA
- a CDS encoding endonuclease, with translation MSQIQLIYNKLHSSFGPQGWWPLTISGHKTMHHSGDPRNDKHRLEIVIGAILTQNTSWKNVEKALYNLSKNKLIDLEKLKKIKKGRLAELIRPSGYYNQKAERLKIMADFLSMNSMEKLKKLPPEELRKKLLPVNGIGPETADSIILYAFQKPIFVIDAYTKRIYSRIFNAKEQIKYDELQDVFLKNLNIKNNNEKIKVFNEYHALLVELGKNYCKKIPICTECPINKLCRSCQIR, from the coding sequence ATGAGCCAAATACAACTAATTTACAACAAACTTCACTCATCTTTCGGCCCGCAGGGCTGGTGGCCTTTGACCATTTCTGGCCATAAAACAATGCATCATTCAGGAGATCCCAGAAATGACAAGCACAGGCTTGAGATCGTAATCGGAGCAATACTTACCCAAAATACAAGCTGGAAGAATGTTGAGAAAGCGCTTTATAATCTGAGTAAAAATAAGTTAATTGACCTTGAAAAACTGAAAAAAATAAAAAAAGGCAGATTAGCGGAGCTGATCAGGCCTTCAGGCTATTACAACCAGAAAGCAGAAAGACTGAAGATAATGGCTGATTTTTTATCAATGAATTCTATGGAAAAATTAAAAAAATTACCGCCAGAAGAGTTAAGAAAAAAACTATTGCCAGTAAATGGCATCGGGCCAGAAACAGCTGATTCCATCATTCTGTACGCTTTCCAGAAGCCAATCTTTGTAATTGATGCCTACACAAAAAGGATTTATTCAAGGATTTTTAATGCTAAAGAACAAATAAAGTATGACGAACTGCAGGATGTTTTTTTAAAAAATTTAAACATAAAAAATAACAATGAAAAAATAAAAGTTTTCAATGAATACCATGCATTACTGGTTGAATTGGGGAAGAATTACTGCAAAAAGATTCCGATATGCACAGAATGCCCCATAAATAAGCTTTGCAGAAGTTGTCAAATTCGATAA
- a CDS encoding 30S ribosomal protein S8e: MALTQFRSNTKASGGRIKDYRKKKLHELAREPSLTKLGELRKRIVRAMGGMIKQRLLSTDIANVYDPKTKKYVKAKIKTITENPANRHYVRRNIMTKGTIIDTEAGKARIMSRPGQNGSVDAVLIS, from the coding sequence ATGGCATTGACGCAATTCAGATCCAATACAAAAGCGAGCGGCGGAAGAATCAAGGATTACAGGAAGAAAAAGCTGCATGAGCTAGCTAGAGAGCCTTCTTTGACAAAATTAGGCGAGTTGAGAAAAAGAATAGTCAGGGCTATGGGCGGAATGATAAAGCAGAGGCTTCTTTCAACTGACATTGCAAATGTTTATGACCCGAAAACAAAAAAATATGTCAAAGCTAAGATAAAGACAATAACAGAGAATCCTGCAAATAGGCACTATGTAAGAAGGAATATAATGACAAAAGGAACGATCATAGACACAGAGGCAGGCAAGGCAAGGATCATGTCAAGGCCTGGGCAGAATGGATCAGTTGATGCTGTGCTGATTTCTTAA
- a CDS encoding 50S ribosomal protein L16 yields MAKLRKGVSYRFLERPYTRKSKYRKLSYVRASPTSHVVRYNMGDVSKKFQLTMNLISQDSLQIRHNAIESARASSNKILEEALGKSGYFYQIRMYPHHILRENPLASGAGADRMSQGMAKPFGKPVGIAAQVKKGKIIFTLKTDKQNLKLGKEALSRAKRKLPCRCLIEVVENKN; encoded by the coding sequence ATGGCAAAGCTAAGAAAAGGCGTATCATACAGGTTTTTGGAAAGGCCTTACACAAGAAAGAGCAAATACAGGAAGCTGTCTTATGTCAGAGCCTCACCCACAAGCCATGTTGTAAGGTATAATATGGGCGATGTTAGCAAGAAATTCCAGCTTACAATGAACCTTATTTCGCAGGATTCCCTGCAGATAAGGCACAATGCAATTGAAAGCGCAAGGGCATCCTCAAACAAGATACTTGAAGAAGCTCTGGGAAAAAGCGGCTATTTCTACCAGATAAGAATGTATCCCCACCATATTTTGAGGGAGAATCCTCTTGCATCAGGAGCAGGAGCAGACAGGATGAGCCAGGGAATGGCAAAGCCTTTTGGAAAGCCCGTTGGCATAGCTGCTCAGGTTAAGAAAGGCAAGATCATATTCACTTTAAAAACAGACAAGCAGAATCTTAAATTAGGGAAAGAGGCGCTGTCAAGGGCGAAGAGAAAGCTGCCATGCAGATGCCTTATTGAAGTTGTTGAGAATAAAAATTAA